The following proteins are co-located in the Triticum aestivum cultivar Chinese Spring chromosome 1A, IWGSC CS RefSeq v2.1, whole genome shotgun sequence genome:
- the LOC123187556 gene encoding uncharacterized protein, which produces MMASVEELEDEEEEVEGLEPLLYDRAKWVAWAVEEKERSRREEEEKTRKREENWRRSEAHEKVMDSIIQHDPKAGRKVYTRFFLRDFSVFNIDEESSVSPMRYTDSIYEDEFGLEDSANILSISIVSSDVSFPVNVYGRVIARDSIDYKCIYLFHRNRDDCQRLNKDGMLILTGPYRGLVLVDFIYLEIDLKIREEGVPDRPFSKGLISIDGQVLPREKDVMVRSETLESWLSTTEVRFTTVLNAVECTFEIKLIEGLFKGNITVGIADKARKLDNEQTIVIHDSTADGVVTSDESGVIKLLRSVITICLERNVMFRINNEAAGVCAERTFDLSPRRTAADELEVTCGAGKFGFRVIWSLMDFRL; this is translated from the exons ATGATGGCATCTGTAGAGGAgttggaggatgaggaggaggaggtggagggctTGGAGCCTTTATTGTACGACCGGGCGAAGTGGGTGGCCTGGgcggtggaggagaaggagaggtcccgacgggaggaagaggagaagacTCGGAAGCGGGAGGAGAACTGGCGAAGAAGCGAGGCACATGAGAAGGTCATGGACTCCATCATCCAGCACGATCCCAAGGCTGGGCGCAAGGTCTACACCCGGTTTTTCCTCAGAGACTTCTCCGTCTTCAACATCGACGAGGAGT CGTCTGTCTCTCCAATGCGATACACTGATAGTATCTACGAAGATGAATTTGGGCTAGAAGACTCTGCAAACATCCTCTCGATCAGCATAGTCTCCTCAGATGTAAGCTTCCCAGTAAATGTATATGGCCGTGTCATTGCCAGGGACAGCATTGACTACAAGTGCATTTATCTCTTTCACCGCAATAGAGATGACTGCCAGCGTCTCAACAAG GATGGAATGCTGATTTTAACTGGCCCATATCGAGGTCTAGTGCTGGTTGATTTCATCTATCTAGAGATAGATCTTAAAATAAGGGAAGAAGGAGTTCCAGACAGGCCATTTAGCAAGGGTCTAATAAGCATTGATGGCCAAGTACTGCCTAGAGAGAAAGATGTCATGGTTAGAAGTGAAACCCTTGAGAGCTGGCTCAGCACTACAGAAGTGAGATTCACAACTGTCCTGAACGCAGTCGAATGCACCTTTGAAATCAAGCTCATTGAGGGGCTTTTTAAAGGAAATATAACAGTTGGCATCGCGGATAAAGCTCGCAAGCTGGACAATGAACAAACGATTGTGATTCATGATAGCACAGCAGATGGAGTGGTTACAAGTGATGAAAGTGGAGTTATCAAACTCCTGCGAAGTGTCATTACTATCTGTCTGGAAAGAAATGTGATGTTTCGCATAAATAATGAGGCTGCTGGTGTTTGTGCTGAACGAACCTTTGATTTAAGTCCACGCCGCACTGCTGCAGATGAATTGGAAGTTACGTGTGGTGCTGGGAAGTTCGGATTCAGGGTCATCTGGTCCTTGATGGACTTTAGGCTGTAA